A region of Thermodesulfobacteriota bacterium DNA encodes the following proteins:
- a CDS encoding Gldg family protein — protein sequence MTANKRSINFLKFFIYLIVIVLINLAGTTLFFRLDLTKNGTYSISKASQKVVSTLSEPLTIKVFFTKNLPAPNNNTEQYLHDLLEEYSIFANQHFNYTFYDVSPDEGDIRQEAKENRELAENYGIRPVQIQLVEKDEIKFQKAYMGMVLIHGDLIEKIPTVTSIDGLEYKLTTAIKKMNHKISALLGLSEKIRIKLFLSSSLKLVAPYMKLNNLSGLSQTIDETVQKLNQRNYGKLEFQYLDPTKDPGLNELVKKYNILSLKWPDFADGNIKAGNGAIGLMMVYQDKAITIPLLNILRLPIIGTRYELVDLNELQEIISEHIESLIDINEDIGYLADHGTLNMQGVSSFDPSRQRGQNNLNNFKMLTEQNYSIKPVNLKEKNIPESLGSLIIARPTEAFTDHELFQIDQFLSQGKNLALFVDSFNEVMPGGQQGMAFGRGPMYLPIDTGLEKLLKHYGISIKKSYVMDENCYKQEMPRQHGGGQRPIYFAPLIKNKFINKDLDFIKNIKRLIAIKISPVEIDEAQIQKNGLIAHRLFASSEKSWEMSGQINLNPMFISPPPADKKKSLPLAYIIEGQFPSYFAGKPIPIKNAAENKKDKADDKSRTASQQKNDGSDFPQIESEGGFIAKGKPAKIFIISSSDMLTDNILDQEGRSSNAVFIMNVLDYLNNREEIAVMRSKQQQFNPLGESTAGAKTFIKSFNIAGLPVLVVIFGLFVLFRRHSRKNHIMMMFKK from the coding sequence ATGACTGCGAATAAAAGATCGATAAATTTTCTGAAATTTTTCATCTATCTGATTGTCATTGTTCTTATAAACTTGGCTGGAACCACTCTCTTTTTCAGACTCGATCTTACGAAAAACGGGACCTATTCCATCTCCAAAGCCAGTCAGAAAGTGGTTTCCACTCTATCGGAACCTCTCACCATCAAGGTTTTTTTCACTAAAAACCTTCCTGCGCCCAACAATAATACGGAACAGTATCTACATGACCTTCTGGAAGAATACTCCATTTTTGCCAATCAGCATTTTAACTACACCTTTTATGATGTCAGTCCCGACGAAGGAGATATCAGGCAGGAAGCAAAGGAAAATCGAGAGCTGGCGGAAAATTATGGAATTCGTCCTGTTCAAATTCAACTGGTGGAAAAAGATGAAATCAAGTTCCAAAAAGCGTACATGGGCATGGTGTTAATTCACGGGGATCTGATCGAAAAAATTCCCACCGTCACATCCATTGACGGGCTGGAATACAAATTAACCACGGCCATTAAAAAAATGAACCATAAAATAAGTGCCCTCCTCGGCCTGTCGGAAAAAATACGGATTAAACTGTTTCTCTCTTCCTCCCTAAAGCTGGTGGCCCCTTACATGAAATTAAACAATCTTTCCGGACTTTCCCAAACAATAGACGAAACGGTTCAAAAGCTTAACCAAAGAAACTACGGCAAGTTGGAGTTCCAATATCTTGACCCTACCAAAGATCCCGGGCTCAATGAACTGGTAAAAAAATACAACATCCTCAGCCTGAAATGGCCCGATTTTGCCGACGGAAATATCAAGGCAGGCAATGGTGCCATCGGCCTGATGATGGTGTACCAAGACAAGGCGATAACCATCCCGCTGCTGAATATTCTCCGGCTGCCCATTATCGGAACGCGATACGAACTGGTTGATTTAAATGAATTGCAAGAAATCATCTCCGAGCATATCGAATCTCTCATCGATATCAATGAGGACATCGGCTACCTTGCCGACCACGGGACACTCAATATGCAGGGTGTTTCCTCCTTTGACCCGTCAAGGCAGCGGGGCCAAAACAACCTTAACAATTTTAAGATGCTGACTGAACAAAACTACTCGATCAAACCGGTCAATCTTAAGGAAAAAAATATTCCTGAGAGTCTTGGCTCCTTAATTATCGCGCGACCCACCGAAGCATTTACCGATCACGAGCTTTTTCAAATCGACCAGTTTTTGTCGCAGGGAAAAAATCTTGCCCTGTTTGTTGATTCTTTCAATGAAGTAATGCCCGGCGGTCAGCAGGGTATGGCTTTTGGCCGCGGGCCTATGTATCTCCCCATTGATACCGGTCTGGAAAAACTACTTAAACACTACGGAATCAGCATTAAAAAATCCTATGTCATGGATGAAAATTGCTACAAGCAGGAAATGCCCAGGCAACACGGCGGTGGTCAAAGGCCCATCTATTTTGCGCCACTTATTAAAAATAAATTTATCAATAAAGACCTAGATTTTATTAAAAACATAAAACGACTGATTGCCATAAAAATATCTCCTGTTGAAATCGACGAAGCACAAATCCAAAAAAATGGCCTTATTGCCCACAGGCTGTTCGCTTCATCGGAAAAGTCATGGGAAATGAGCGGACAAATTAATTTAAACCCCATGTTTATTTCCCCCCCACCGGCAGATAAAAAGAAAAGCCTGCCTCTGGCGTATATTATCGAAGGACAATTTCCCAGTTATTTTGCCGGCAAACCGATACCGATAAAAAATGCAGCTGAAAATAAGAAAGACAAAGCAGACGATAAGAGTCGAACCGCCTCGCAACAAAAAAATGACGGCAGTGATTTTCCCCAAATAGAAAGCGAAGGCGGGTTTATTGCAAAAGGCAAGCCGGCAAAGATTTTTATCATCTCCTCATCTGATATGCTTACGGATAATATACTGGATCAGGAAGGAAGAAGCTCCAACGCTGTTTTTATCATGAACGTATTGGACTATTTAAATAATCGGGAAGAAATCGCTGTAATGCGCAGCAAACAGCAGCAATTTAACCCCCTGGGAGAATCAACGGCAGGAGCAAAAACGTTTATAAAATCTTTTAATATTGCCGGTCTGCCTGTACTGGTGGTCATCTTCGGACTTTTTGTGCTGTTTAGACGCCATTCTCGAAAAAATCATATCATGATGATGTTTAAAAAATAA
- a CDS encoding ABC transporter permease subunit yields MPQAFFVFKREFRTYFVSPIAYIVISFFLLVTGWFFFTTFFLYNQASLRNFFALLPIIFSFVVPAVTMRLFSEEFNVGSYETLLTMPVTFIDVLLGKFLASIAFIAAMLIPTLAYPLTVGILGQLDWGPVAGGYIGAILLGAAFSAIGLFASSMTRNQIIAFITGMAICFCLVMIDKMLFFLPRFSLVFFQYLGADHHFQNISKGIIDSRDILYFLSISFIGLYGTHLVLQEKN; encoded by the coding sequence ATGCCTCAGGCCTTTTTCGTTTTCAAAAGAGAATTTCGGACCTACTTTGTATCGCCAATTGCCTATATTGTTATATCGTTTTTTCTTCTGGTTACGGGATGGTTCTTTTTTACCACCTTCTTTCTTTATAACCAGGCGAGTCTTCGCAATTTCTTTGCACTTCTTCCAATTATCTTTTCATTTGTCGTTCCGGCAGTCACCATGCGGCTTTTTTCCGAAGAATTCAATGTCGGATCATATGAGACCTTACTTACCATGCCGGTTACATTTATTGACGTGCTTTTAGGTAAATTTCTGGCCTCGATTGCCTTTATTGCCGCCATGTTGATACCGACCCTGGCCTACCCTCTCACCGTTGGAATCCTTGGACAGTTGGATTGGGGCCCCGTTGCAGGAGGATACATTGGAGCCATCCTTCTTGGTGCCGCTTTCTCGGCAATCGGTCTTTTTGCTTCATCTATGACCAGAAACCAGATTATTGCTTTTATTACCGGGATGGCCATCTGCTTTTGCCTGGTCATGATTGATAAAATGCTCTTTTTCCTCCCCCGGTTTTCACTGGTATTTTTTCAATACCTGGGAGCAGATCATCACTTTCAAAATATCTCAAAAGGTATTATCGACTCAAGGGATATTCTCTATTTTCTGAGTATAAGCTTTATCGGCCTTTACGGTACCCATCTTGTTTTACAGGAAAAAAATTAA